The Mastacembelus armatus chromosome 9, fMasArm1.2, whole genome shotgun sequence genome contains a region encoding:
- the sprn2 gene encoding shadow of prion protein 2, translating to MSGLQKLPLTVALCLLLLATQLPISEARRGRGGGGFNRGGGGYGQGWGGGGQAYRPAPVQRSGPSAGKVAGAAAAGAIGGAMLGSALSRPGYGYGYGGYGGYGGYGGGYGYPRYVGGGGGYGPGPRYEPEGSGDMEYYSGSSSGPIYNSIIVVIGSLVSLLLGHWVALMYI from the coding sequence atgtcaggGCTGCAAAAACTCCCCCTCACAGTGGCCCTCTGCCTACTGCTCCTTGCCACACAGTTACCCATCTCTGAGGCCCGGCGTGGACGTGGCGGTGGTGGCTTTAATCGTGGTGGAGGAGGCTACGGTCAGGGTTGGGGTGGCGGTGGCCAGGCCTACAGACCAGCACCTGTCCAGAGAAGTGGCCCCAGTGCAGGAAAAGTAgctggggcagcagcagcaggtgccATAGGAGGGGCGATGCTTGGGTCTGCCCTGAGTCGCCCTGGGTATGGGTACGGATATGGGGGATATGGAGGATATGGGGGATATGGAGGGGGTTATGGCTACCCACGATATGTAGGTGGTGGTGGCGGCTACGGTCCAGGGCCTCGGTATGAGCCAGAGGGCTCTGGAGATATGGAGTACTACTCTGGATCATCAAGTGGCCCCATTTACAACAGTATCATTGTCGTCATCGGGTCCCTGGTGTCCCTGTTACTGGGCCACTGGGTAGCTCTCATGTACATCTAG
- the rassf2b gene encoding ras association domain-containing protein 2b, whose amino-acid sequence MGDIQDGVQIGENKFISKPTILSHLKTYNLYYEGQNLQLRHREEEGELIVEGLLNIFWGLQRPIRLQMQDDNERIRPPPSSTSWHSGCNLDSQGVGGKQTTQQSPPTVEVTPPDSQPEDNGVMEEHTNEDSESSAQLLRTKSDAGVLRRGQRRSPSDQRKIRRHRFSINGHFYNHKTAVFTPANGSVTNVRINSCMTTPQVLRVLLNKFKIENSPDDFTLYLVHASGERVKLKRTDYPLLVRIIQGPCEQVCKVFLMEEDLGEEVTYDVAQYIKFEMPVLQSFITKLKEEEDREVQKLRRRYNYLRCIIEKQLSCFPEGPTCM is encoded by the exons GCCAACAATCCTTTCCCATCTTAAGACATACAACCTCTACTATGAAGGACAAAATCTGCAGCTCAGACACAGAGAA GAAGAGGGGGAGCTGATCGTTGAGGGTTTGTTGAATATCTTCTGGGGCCTACAGCGACCAATCAGGCTTCAGATGCAAGATGACAACGAGCGAATCCGACCACCCCCCTCCTCTACGTCCTGGCACTCCGGTTGCAATCTAGACAGTCAAGG CGTAGGTGGTaaacagacaacacagcagAGCCCACCCACAGTTGAAGTGACACCACCCGACAGCCAACCAGAGGACAATGGTGTGATGGAAGAACACACAAACG AGGACAGTGAGAGCTCCGCTCAGCTCCTCAGGACGAAGAGTGATGCCGGGGTCTTAAGACGGGGCCAGAGACGGTCACCAAGTGACCAGAGGAAAATTCGCCGCCATCGCTTCTCCATCAACGGACACTTCTACAACCATAAA aCAGCAGTGTTTACTCCTGCTAATGGCTCTGTAACCAATGTTCGGATCAACAGCTGCATGACCACCCCACAGGTGCTACGGGTACTCCTCAACAAGTTTAAAATTGAAAATAGCCCAGATGATTTTACACTCTACCTTGTTCATGCAAGTGGAG aGCGTGTGAAGCTGAAACGGACTGACTATCCGCTGTTGGTGAGAATAATTCAGGGTCCATGCGAGCAGGTCTGCAAAGTTTTCCTCATGGAAGAAGATCTGGGAGAAGAAGTCACATATGAT GTAGCACAGTATATCAAGTTTGAGATGCCCGTCCTGCAGAGTTTTATCACCAAActgaaggaggaagaagacagGGAGGTGCAGAAACTCAGGCGAAG GTATAATTACCTGCGGTGTATAATTGAGAAGCAGCTCAGTTGTTTTCCAGAGGGGCCGACATGTATGTGA